One stretch of Cryptosporangium aurantiacum DNA includes these proteins:
- a CDS encoding thiamine pyrophosphate-binding protein, translating to MKPVDALLEILRSEGVQHVFGNPGTTELPLLDALVDAPDLRYVLGLQEASVVAMADGYARATGRTAFVNLHVAAGLANGLIGMLNASRSRTPMVVLAGQQDRRHLQADPMLSGDLVGLAAPVAKSAVEVHQAYDLPVLLRRAFALARRPPAGPVFVSVPMDVLEEESSIVVPPPSRVAGPGAVNDHADAVRLLTGAASPVIVAGDGVGREGAVDALVAVAERLGAPVWSQPMHDGVNFPGTHPLHLGMLPPRHSAIRSALEPHDVVLIVGCHAFMPHHYTPGPAIPEGTAVVQLDSDPDEPGRNFPVAAGLIGPLGPTLRTLDAALAEALASPPSAGAPGAAGPVGAAGPVGAAGPVGTDAAARIRERAATVGARTRADRAAIDQDARERYGPAPLDPLAAMHALADGLPPDAVVVEEAITAGLALRSVLRPERPRSYVHTVGGGLGWGIGAAVGTRIGDPSRPVVAVLGDGSAMFGLQGLWSAARYGVPVTFVVVNNGEYRTLKDTLDGSKSRSTERGEYLGLDLPGLDWCAAASTFGLASTRVKNAAELHAVVAGAGDRQTPLLVEVPVTTHAHSPLTAASGASSAEAT from the coding sequence GTGAAACCGGTCGACGCGCTGCTGGAGATCCTGCGCAGCGAGGGCGTCCAGCACGTGTTCGGCAATCCGGGAACCACCGAGTTACCGCTGCTGGACGCCCTGGTCGACGCGCCCGACCTGCGATACGTCCTGGGGTTGCAGGAGGCGTCGGTCGTCGCGATGGCCGACGGGTACGCGCGCGCCACCGGACGCACCGCGTTCGTCAACCTCCACGTCGCCGCGGGGCTGGCCAACGGGCTGATCGGGATGCTCAACGCGAGCCGCTCCCGCACGCCGATGGTCGTGCTGGCCGGGCAGCAGGACCGTCGGCACCTGCAGGCCGATCCGATGCTCTCCGGCGACCTGGTCGGGCTGGCCGCGCCGGTCGCGAAGTCCGCCGTCGAGGTGCACCAGGCCTACGACCTTCCGGTGCTGCTCCGGCGCGCGTTCGCGCTGGCCCGGCGCCCACCGGCTGGGCCGGTCTTCGTGTCGGTCCCGATGGATGTGCTGGAGGAGGAGTCCTCGATCGTGGTCCCGCCTCCGTCGCGGGTGGCGGGCCCCGGTGCCGTCAACGACCATGCGGACGCTGTGCGTTTGCTGACCGGCGCGGCGTCACCGGTGATCGTGGCCGGCGACGGCGTCGGGCGCGAGGGGGCGGTCGACGCGTTGGTCGCGGTGGCCGAGCGGCTCGGGGCGCCGGTCTGGTCACAGCCGATGCACGACGGCGTCAACTTTCCCGGCACCCATCCGTTGCACCTGGGGATGCTGCCGCCGCGGCACTCCGCGATCCGCTCGGCGCTGGAGCCGCACGACGTCGTGCTGATCGTCGGCTGCCACGCGTTCATGCCGCACCACTACACGCCGGGTCCGGCGATCCCGGAGGGCACCGCGGTCGTGCAGCTCGACTCCGACCCGGACGAGCCCGGCCGGAACTTCCCGGTGGCCGCCGGTCTGATCGGCCCGCTCGGCCCGACGCTGCGCACCCTGGACGCCGCCCTAGCCGAGGCCCTCGCGTCGCCGCCGTCCGCGGGCGCACCCGGGGCCGCGGGGCCGGTCGGGGCCGCGGGGCCGGTCGGGGCCGCGGGGCCGGTCGGGACCGATGCGGCGGCGCGGATTCGGGAGCGGGCGGCGACGGTGGGGGCTCGGACGCGCGCGGACCGGGCCGCGATCGACCAGGACGCGCGGGAGCGATACGGCCCGGCGCCGCTCGACCCGCTGGCCGCGATGCACGCGCTCGCCGACGGGCTGCCGCCCGACGCCGTCGTGGTCGAGGAGGCGATCACCGCGGGCCTCGCGCTGCGCTCGGTCCTGCGGCCGGAGCGTCCGCGCTCCTATGTGCACACGGTCGGCGGCGGGCTGGGCTGGGGCATCGGCGCCGCGGTCGGCACCCGGATCGGCGACCCGAGCCGTCCCGTCGTCGCGGTACTCGGCGACGGCTCGGCGATGTTCGGACTGCAGGGCCTGTGGAGCGCCGCGCGGTACGGCGTCCCCGTGACGTTCGTCGTCGTGAACAACGGCGAGTACCGCACGCTGAAGGACACGCTCGACGGCTCGAAGAGCCGGTCGACCGAGCGCGGCGAGTACCTCGGCCTGGACCTCCCCGGCCTGGACTGGTGCGCCGCCGCGAGCACGTTCGGGCTGGCGTCGACCCGGGTGAAGAACGCCGCCGAGCTGCACGCGGTGGTGGCCGGCGCGGGCGACCGGCAGACGCCGTTGCTGGTCGAGGTTCCGGTCACCACGCACGCGCACAGTCCGCTCACCGCAGCCAGCGGTGCCTCCAGCGCGGAGGCGACGTGA
- a CDS encoding IclR family transcriptional regulator, giving the protein MDQPDSADGSDAVPKSVLARGLRLLDAFTATDVDLTLSALAERTGLPKPTAYRLLNELVAWGGVERTTRGYRLGMSLFVLGQRVPRHRELREAALPYLEDLYEATHENIHLAVPVGNDTLFLEKVSGHRSTPIVSRVGGRLPAYCTATGKVFLAYGSPDRLRQVVEAGLTRLTPRTIVMPGLLRQELARALERGYGVNREEAEVGVSAVAAPVFDHRRCVIAAISITGWAQHLDLERLAPAVRTAALALSRELARDTANGTLRWTAR; this is encoded by the coding sequence ATGGACCAGCCGGATAGTGCGGACGGCAGCGACGCCGTGCCGAAGTCGGTGCTGGCGCGCGGGCTGCGGCTGCTCGACGCGTTCACCGCGACCGACGTCGACCTGACCCTCTCCGCGTTGGCCGAGCGCACCGGCCTCCCGAAACCGACCGCGTACCGGCTGCTCAACGAACTGGTCGCCTGGGGCGGCGTCGAGCGCACCACCCGCGGCTACCGGCTGGGGATGAGCCTGTTCGTCCTCGGTCAGCGGGTGCCCCGGCACCGGGAACTGCGCGAGGCGGCGCTGCCGTACCTGGAGGATCTGTACGAGGCGACGCACGAGAACATCCACCTGGCGGTGCCGGTCGGCAACGACACGCTGTTCCTCGAGAAGGTGAGTGGACACCGCTCGACGCCGATCGTCTCCCGGGTCGGCGGGCGGTTACCGGCGTACTGCACGGCCACCGGCAAGGTGTTTCTCGCGTACGGGTCGCCCGACCGGCTGCGGCAGGTGGTGGAGGCCGGGCTGACCCGGCTCACGCCCCGGACGATCGTGATGCCCGGCCTGCTGCGGCAGGAGCTGGCGCGGGCGCTGGAGCGTGGGTACGGCGTCAACCGCGAGGAGGCCGAGGTCGGGGTGTCGGCGGTGGCCGCGCCGGTGTTCGACCATCGGCGGTGCGTCATCGCGGCGATCTCGATCACCGGCTGGGCGCAGCACCTCGACCTGGAACGCCTGGCTCCCGCCGTCCGAACCGCGGCCCTCGCCTTGTCGCGCGAGCTGGCCCGCGACACCGCCAACGGCACCCTCCGCTGGACCGCGCGCTAA
- a CDS encoding PaaX family transcriptional regulator produces MPPSTSAEVAAGFAVPVNGGVTAGLEADSTDIPLPRRQAGTSPQHLLVTLLGDYWNGRREHLPSAALVALVEEFDVGEVSARAALRRLARRGVLESSKVGRNTYYGLSASATRTIVQSSSRIVQLGAGEQSWDGVWTLATFSLPEEQRDLRHLLRSRLRWLGFAPLFDGVWVSPRASTDEVREFLDELEISSAAVLRAEQAVGTPLISAWDLGEIRHAYDAFLADTSPLRERLDGGDVGSAEALIARTRLMDVWRTFPALDPDLPEEVLPADWPRRRARAVFGELYDALGPLAEARVRQVLARFDATLAPLVAHHTTADLSAAR; encoded by the coding sequence ATGCCCCCCTCGACGAGCGCAGAGGTCGCTGCGGGCTTTGCCGTGCCCGTGAACGGCGGTGTCACCGCCGGGCTCGAGGCGGACAGCACCGACATCCCGCTCCCGCGCAGGCAGGCAGGCACCTCACCGCAGCACCTGCTGGTGACGCTGCTCGGCGACTACTGGAACGGACGCCGGGAGCACCTTCCGTCGGCGGCGCTGGTGGCGCTGGTCGAGGAGTTCGACGTCGGCGAGGTCAGCGCGCGGGCCGCGCTGCGGCGCCTGGCCCGCCGCGGGGTGCTGGAGTCCAGCAAGGTCGGACGCAACACGTACTACGGTCTCTCGGCGTCGGCGACCCGGACGATCGTGCAGAGCTCGAGCCGGATCGTCCAGCTCGGTGCGGGCGAGCAGTCCTGGGACGGCGTCTGGACGCTGGCCACGTTCTCGCTGCCCGAGGAGCAGCGGGACCTGCGTCACCTGCTGCGCAGCCGGCTGCGCTGGCTCGGGTTCGCGCCGCTGTTCGACGGCGTCTGGGTCTCGCCGCGGGCCTCGACCGACGAGGTCCGCGAGTTCCTGGACGAGCTGGAGATCAGCAGCGCCGCGGTGCTCCGCGCCGAGCAGGCGGTGGGCACACCGCTGATCTCGGCGTGGGACCTGGGGGAGATCCGGCACGCGTACGACGCGTTCCTCGCCGACACCAGCCCGCTGCGGGAGCGGCTGGACGGCGGCGACGTGGGCTCGGCGGAGGCGTTGATCGCGCGCACCCGGCTGATGGACGTGTGGCGGACGTTCCCCGCGCTCGACCCGGACCTGCCCGAGGAGGTGCTGCCCGCCGACTGGCCGCGGCGGCGTGCCCGGGCGGTGTTCGGCGAGCTCTACGACGCGCTGGGTCCGCTGGCCGAGGCCCGCGTCCGCCAGGTACTGGCCCGTTTCGACGCCACGCTCGCCCCGCTCGTCGCCCACCACACCACGGCAGATCTGAGTGCGGCCCGCTGA
- a CDS encoding branched-chain amino acid ABC transporter permease has translation MKRAWLVGAGFVVVTLTLPFVLDDTRLSIYVLMGLAVLAVTGISLLMGYAGQVSLGQAAFYAVGAYTAAIPAVHGWPPLVGLVAAPLVAAAAAALLGAVLLRLRGHYLAFATLALQLIILSVAAEIEFFGGAIGLQGIPQFGVGSVTLDDAQEYALLTWAAVAVVLLLTANIVASRPGRALRALARSEQAAAASGIPVTRYKVTVFALSAAFAGLAGGIYAFFLGYIAPGSFTIAMSVEWVVMAVFGGLGTRWGPVVGTVAVTLVVQVLNDLSTRPGAPSYAPTVLGYAAYAVLLIGVLLFMPAGVVPWLRGRWDRLRRSRGDGGSAPSQAPDWPEPATVTGR, from the coding sequence ATGAAGCGGGCGTGGCTGGTCGGTGCGGGCTTCGTCGTCGTCACGCTGACGCTGCCGTTCGTGCTGGACGACACGCGGCTGTCGATCTACGTCCTGATGGGTCTGGCCGTGCTCGCGGTCACCGGCATCTCGCTGCTGATGGGGTACGCCGGGCAGGTCTCGCTCGGGCAAGCGGCGTTCTACGCGGTCGGCGCCTACACCGCGGCGATCCCGGCCGTGCACGGCTGGCCACCGCTGGTCGGGCTGGTGGCCGCGCCGCTGGTGGCCGCAGCGGCGGCGGCGCTGCTCGGCGCGGTGCTGCTGCGGCTGCGCGGGCACTACCTGGCGTTCGCGACGCTGGCGCTGCAGCTGATCATCCTGTCGGTCGCGGCCGAGATCGAGTTCTTCGGTGGTGCGATCGGACTGCAGGGCATCCCGCAGTTCGGCGTCGGCTCGGTGACGCTCGACGACGCCCAGGAGTACGCGTTGCTCACCTGGGCAGCGGTCGCGGTCGTGCTGCTGCTGACCGCGAACATCGTCGCCAGCCGCCCGGGCCGGGCATTGCGCGCGTTGGCCCGCAGCGAACAGGCCGCCGCGGCCAGCGGCATTCCGGTGACCCGTTACAAGGTGACGGTGTTCGCGCTGTCGGCGGCGTTCGCCGGGCTGGCCGGCGGGATCTACGCGTTCTTCCTCGGTTACATCGCGCCGGGCTCGTTCACGATCGCGATGTCGGTCGAGTGGGTGGTGATGGCCGTGTTCGGCGGGCTCGGCACCCGCTGGGGCCCGGTCGTCGGAACGGTCGCGGTCACGCTGGTCGTCCAGGTCCTCAACGACCTGAGCACGCGGCCGGGCGCTCCGAGCTACGCGCCGACCGTGCTCGGGTACGCCGCGTACGCCGTGCTGCTGATCGGCGTCCTGCTGTTCATGCCGGCCGGGGTGGTGCCGTGGCTGCGGGGCCGGTGGGACCGTCTGCGGCGCTCCCGCGGCGACGGCGGGTCCGCGCCCTCGCAGGCTCCCGACTGGCCGGAGCCCGCGACCGTCACGGGCCGGTGA
- a CDS encoding branched-chain amino acid ABC transporter permease: protein MSDFLGYLIAGAALGCTIALLASGFVVVHRVTGVVNFAQGMFPVVAGLAAGSLLSASWPHGVAEIGGVLLAGAVGLLVGLIAIGKPGTPPLASLVITFGLGFLGYAVEIVIWGDQPRGFDGLSGVLTIGGVRIQHQWLLVMAVAAATFAALGAFFGRTYLGKGLTACASNPYAARLAGIDVRRMGLYAFALAGLLGGVAGVLLTPLQSIAFDRDVALAVNGFAAAVLGGLDRPGAALAGGLLLGIGQTLFAGYVDGSFQTEVALGFMVLVMVVRATRQREAMAV from the coding sequence ATGAGCGACTTCCTCGGCTACCTGATCGCCGGCGCCGCGCTCGGCTGCACGATCGCGTTGCTCGCCAGCGGCTTTGTCGTCGTGCACCGGGTCACCGGCGTGGTCAACTTCGCGCAAGGCATGTTCCCGGTCGTCGCGGGCCTGGCCGCCGGTTCGCTGCTCTCCGCGAGCTGGCCGCACGGTGTTGCCGAGATCGGCGGTGTGCTGCTGGCGGGTGCTGTCGGACTGCTGGTCGGGCTGATCGCGATCGGCAAGCCCGGCACGCCGCCGCTGGCGTCGCTGGTGATCACGTTCGGACTCGGCTTCCTCGGTTACGCCGTGGAGATCGTCATCTGGGGTGACCAGCCGCGCGGATTCGACGGCCTCTCCGGTGTGCTGACGATCGGCGGCGTGCGGATCCAGCACCAGTGGTTGCTGGTGATGGCCGTGGCGGCGGCGACGTTCGCCGCGCTCGGCGCGTTCTTCGGCCGCACCTATCTGGGCAAGGGGCTGACCGCGTGCGCGTCGAACCCGTACGCCGCGCGGTTGGCCGGCATCGACGTGCGCCGGATGGGGCTCTACGCGTTCGCGCTGGCCGGGCTGCTCGGCGGCGTCGCCGGGGTGCTGCTGACGCCGCTGCAGTCGATCGCGTTCGACCGTGACGTGGCGCTCGCGGTGAACGGCTTCGCGGCGGCCGTGCTCGGCGGCCTCGACCGGCCGGGTGCCGCGCTGGCTGGTGGGCTGCTGCTGGGCATCGGCCAGACGCTGTTCGCCGGGTACGTCGACGGCTCGTTCCAGACCGAGGTCGCGCTCGGCTTCATGGTGCTGGTGATGGTCGTCCGCGCCACCAGGCAGCGAGAGGCGATGGCGGTATGA
- a CDS encoding ABC transporter ATP-binding protein codes for MLEVRELVVRYGTATALDGVDLDVAAGEMVALVGANGAGKSTLVNTLSGVVRPAAGRVRLDGRLAQVPEGRQLFASLTVDDNLRLGAWRNQRSRRDPARIYDLFPDLVRLRTQQAGSLSGGQQQMVAVGRALMADPDLLAVDELSLGLAPLVVRDLAAHLAELNRDRGLALLLIEQETTLAFDLCARAYVLEAGRVVAAGPSEELRASPTVAAAYLGGLG; via the coding sequence ATGCTGGAAGTGCGTGAGCTGGTCGTCCGGTACGGGACCGCCACCGCGCTGGACGGCGTCGACCTGGACGTGGCGGCCGGTGAGATGGTGGCGCTGGTGGGCGCGAACGGCGCCGGGAAGTCGACGCTGGTCAACACGCTGTCCGGGGTCGTGCGCCCGGCGGCGGGCCGGGTCCGGCTCGACGGCAGGCTCGCCCAGGTCCCGGAGGGCCGCCAGCTGTTCGCCTCGCTCACCGTCGACGACAACCTCCGGCTCGGCGCCTGGCGCAACCAGCGGTCCCGCCGCGACCCCGCACGCATCTACGACCTCTTCCCCGACCTCGTCCGGCTCCGCACCCAACAGGCCGGTTCGCTCTCCGGCGGCCAGCAGCAGATGGTCGCGGTCGGCCGGGCGCTGATGGCCGACCCAGACCTGCTCGCCGTCGACGAGCTGTCGCTGGGGCTGGCGCCGCTCGTCGTCCGCGACCTGGCCGCCCACCTCGCCGAGCTCAACCGCGATCGCGGGCTCGCCCTGCTGCTGATCGAACAGGAGACGACGTTGGCTTTCGACCTGTGCGCCCGCGCTTACGTCCTGGAAGCCGGGCGGGTGGTCGCGGCCGGGCCGTCGGAAGAGCTGCGGGCGAGCCCGACCGTCGCCGCGGCGTACCTCGGCGGCCTCGGATGA
- a CDS encoding ABC transporter ATP-binding protein produces the protein MTPVLRLDNLSRSFGGVFAVRDVSLAVPSGETRGLIGPNGAGKSTLFNLVAGLLRPDAGRVALEGDEVTRLPAHRRAAQGVAIVFQGARVFPGLTAVENVMVGAHTSARHGFLGAAIRSRRCRREEREIREAALAALERVGLAEWADVPAESLPLGQQRRAQLARALCARPRLLLLDEPAAGLRGAERAALAGVIDGLRGEGLTMMLVEHDVGFVSRLADRVTVLDLGAVIAEGTPDEVRRDPAVVAAYLGAPADPAAGSAAPGSAAPGSAAGGPAAPGAAAGGRAAQAAGAAAADGAGADSAREGDRDAGSA, from the coding sequence GTGACGCCGGTGCTGCGTCTCGACAACCTGTCGCGGTCGTTCGGCGGGGTGTTCGCCGTCCGGGACGTCAGCCTGGCCGTCCCGTCCGGTGAAACCCGTGGCCTGATCGGCCCGAACGGCGCTGGCAAGTCGACGCTGTTCAACCTGGTCGCGGGTCTGCTCCGGCCGGACGCCGGGCGGGTCGCGCTGGAGGGCGACGAGGTCACCCGGCTGCCCGCCCACCGGCGGGCAGCCCAGGGCGTCGCGATCGTGTTCCAGGGCGCGCGGGTGTTCCCCGGGCTGACCGCGGTGGAGAACGTGATGGTCGGCGCACACACCAGCGCGCGCCACGGGTTCCTCGGGGCGGCGATCCGCTCGCGCCGGTGCCGCCGCGAGGAACGCGAGATCCGCGAGGCCGCGCTTGCGGCCCTGGAGCGAGTCGGCCTCGCCGAGTGGGCGGACGTCCCGGCCGAGTCGCTCCCGCTCGGCCAGCAGCGCCGGGCGCAGCTGGCGCGGGCGCTGTGTGCCCGCCCGCGTCTGCTGCTGCTGGACGAGCCGGCCGCCGGGCTGCGCGGCGCCGAGCGTGCCGCGCTGGCCGGCGTCATCGACGGTCTGCGCGGCGAAGGGCTGACGATGATGCTCGTCGAGCACGACGTCGGGTTCGTCTCCCGGCTGGCCGACCGGGTGACGGTGCTCGACCTCGGCGCGGTGATCGCGGAGGGCACCCCGGACGAGGTCCGGCGCGACCCCGCCGTGGTGGCGGCCTACCTCGGCGCCCCCGCCGACCCCGCGGCAGGCTCCGCCGCGCCGGGCTCCGCCGCGCCGGGCTCCGCCGCGGGCGGACCCGCTGCGCCCGGGGCTGCCGCGGGCGGTCGCGCGGCCCAGGCGGCTGGGGCCGCGGCGGCCGATGGCGCAGGGGCTGACTCAGCGAGGGAGGGGGACCGGGATGCTGGAAGTGCGTGA
- a CDS encoding ABC transporter substrate-binding protein: MAPFLAAVLVAATLAGCDSGSEDSESGPIRIGLTVPLTGNYQALGTGDQQGAQIAVEQINADGGIDGRRIELVVKDDKTQPDQSVLAFNAHKNEGAVAVIGSSFSNSALAAIPLAERNSMPYISLAAADQQVDPVRKFAFQIPARSSTYAEQTLKYLQASKITKIALAHDTKSSYAVAGYEAVKEKAKDYGVTVVVDRAFDTGTQDFSAVFSPVRSSDAQAVFLWATGPPAVIATKQFAASGLTIPLVLTGAQATPLFTKPAGAAAEKVILSSAIGVIGPDLPDSDLKKAVDELATDYQKKYGTPPPQFAVDGYCGVIVLAEAIRKAGSTDGKKVQAALEELSLLTPNGRYRYTADDHSGLSTDNVAIATVTGGKFAPTPWMTQQLSTNLPK; the protein is encoded by the coding sequence ATGGCTCCCTTCCTCGCGGCCGTGCTCGTAGCGGCCACGCTCGCCGGATGTGATTCCGGCAGCGAGGATTCCGAATCCGGTCCGATCAGGATCGGCCTGACCGTGCCCCTCACCGGCAACTATCAGGCCCTCGGCACCGGCGACCAGCAGGGCGCCCAGATCGCCGTCGAGCAGATCAACGCCGACGGTGGCATCGACGGCAGGCGCATCGAACTCGTCGTCAAGGACGACAAGACCCAGCCCGACCAGTCGGTGCTGGCGTTCAACGCGCACAAGAACGAGGGTGCGGTCGCGGTCATCGGCTCCTCGTTCTCCAACTCCGCGCTGGCCGCGATCCCGCTCGCCGAGCGCAACTCGATGCCGTACATCTCGCTCGCGGCGGCCGATCAGCAGGTCGACCCGGTCCGGAAGTTCGCGTTCCAGATCCCGGCGCGGTCGTCCACCTACGCCGAGCAGACGCTGAAGTACCTGCAGGCCAGCAAGATCACGAAGATCGCGCTCGCGCACGACACCAAGAGCTCTTACGCGGTGGCCGGGTACGAGGCGGTCAAGGAGAAGGCGAAGGACTACGGCGTCACGGTCGTGGTCGACCGGGCGTTCGACACCGGCACCCAGGACTTCAGCGCGGTGTTCTCCCCGGTGCGAAGCTCCGACGCGCAGGCGGTGTTCCTCTGGGCCACCGGGCCGCCCGCGGTCATCGCGACGAAGCAGTTCGCGGCCTCCGGGCTGACGATCCCGCTGGTGCTCACCGGCGCGCAGGCCACGCCGCTGTTCACCAAGCCGGCCGGCGCCGCCGCCGAGAAGGTGATCCTGTCCAGCGCGATCGGCGTCATCGGGCCGGACCTGCCCGACTCCGACCTGAAGAAGGCCGTGGACGAGCTGGCGACCGACTACCAGAAGAAGTACGGCACGCCCCCGCCGCAGTTCGCGGTCGACGGGTATTGCGGCGTGATCGTGCTGGCCGAGGCGATCCGGAAGGCCGGGAGCACCGACGGCAAGAAGGTGCAGGCCGCGCTGGAGGAGCTGTCGCTGCTCACCCCGAACGGGCGGTACCGCTACACCGCCGACGACCACTCGGGCCTGAGCACCGACAACGTCGCGATCGCCACGGTGACCGGCGGCAAGTTCGCCCCGACGCCGTGGATGACCCAGCAGCTGAGCACGAACCTGCCGAAGTGA
- a CDS encoding PucR family transcriptional regulator, translating into MPDPDQPPPLTHRARVRRLTDAVDRDAVAIAVIRALRASRGIDSTGRGIDGTDQSASHSTGQSTGRPADAEGTASEREGNPRWAAVTPVVRDHVRMFTRMLLSGTQPTRSELRALALRAAAASQSPVEELLHSYRIGSEAACRAVRSAAGPDDLAAVLTVTEEMMAYVNLMTAAVVQASLDDRDLRRSERERRFRRLFDAIDGAAALTPDLVELAEDIGLSTTGPYLPFAAARRGAGAAEHARLAAELTAAGGMLAFSEGERIDGICGAPSQLDWLTEADGVAVAVGTGASRGRLAAACRDLHVVIDVAVRRGRTGPIGLADFAPEVLVELCPEVSDALTARIYDPLPAELQATLHALVAFGFDRTTTAATLHIHRNTLLYRLGRIEERLGLDLSRAADQVSIYLATLRRDRIRGAQPTAIAARRAGTHPRERVRLAVAGSSGRPESWRNERADP; encoded by the coding sequence ATGCCGGACCCCGACCAGCCTCCCCCGCTGACCCACCGCGCCCGGGTGCGGCGCCTCACCGACGCCGTCGACCGGGACGCGGTCGCCATCGCGGTGATCCGCGCGCTGCGCGCCAGCCGCGGCATCGACAGCACCGGCCGCGGCATCGACGGCACCGACCAGAGCGCAAGCCACAGCACCGGCCAGAGCACCGGCCGTCCCGCCGACGCCGAGGGCACAGCGTCCGAACGGGAGGGAAACCCGCGCTGGGCCGCGGTCACCCCGGTGGTCCGCGACCACGTCCGGATGTTCACCCGGATGCTGCTTTCGGGCACCCAGCCGACCCGCTCCGAGCTGCGCGCGCTCGCGCTGCGGGCCGCCGCCGCGTCCCAATCGCCGGTCGAGGAGCTGCTGCACTCGTACCGGATCGGGTCCGAGGCCGCGTGCCGCGCGGTGCGGTCGGCCGCCGGGCCGGACGACCTCGCGGCCGTCCTCACGGTCACCGAGGAGATGATGGCGTACGTCAACCTGATGACGGCCGCGGTCGTCCAGGCCAGCCTCGACGACCGCGACCTGCGGCGGTCGGAGCGTGAGCGGCGGTTCCGGCGCCTGTTCGACGCGATCGACGGCGCCGCGGCGCTCACCCCCGACCTGGTCGAGCTGGCCGAGGACATCGGCCTCTCCACGACCGGCCCCTACCTCCCGTTCGCGGCCGCGCGGCGGGGCGCCGGTGCCGCCGAGCACGCCCGCCTGGCCGCGGAGCTGACCGCCGCCGGCGGGATGCTCGCGTTCAGCGAGGGCGAGCGCATCGACGGGATCTGCGGTGCGCCCTCGCAACTGGACTGGCTCACCGAGGCCGACGGCGTCGCGGTGGCGGTGGGCACCGGAGCGTCCCGCGGTCGGCTCGCGGCCGCCTGCCGTGACCTGCACGTCGTGATCGACGTCGCGGTACGGCGCGGCCGCACCGGGCCGATCGGGCTCGCGGACTTCGCCCCGGAGGTGCTGGTCGAACTGTGCCCGGAGGTCAGCGACGCGCTGACCGCGCGGATCTACGACCCGCTCCCGGCCGAGCTGCAGGCGACGCTGCACGCGCTGGTCGCGTTCGGCTTCGATCGGACGACGACCGCTGCCACGCTCCACATCCACCGCAACACGCTGCTCTACCGGCTGGGCCGGATCGAGGAGCGGCTCGGCCTCGACCTGAGCCGCGCCGCCGACCAGGTCTCGATCTACCTCGCCACGCTCCGCCGCGACCGGATACGGGGCGCGCAGCCCACGGCGATCGCGGCGCGCCGCGCGGGAACACACCCCAGGGAGCGCGTCCGCCTCGCCGTCGCCGGTTCGAGCGGCCGACCCGAATCCTGGCGGAACGAGCGCGCCGACCCCTGA